A genomic region of Vanessa tameamea isolate UH-Manoa-2023 chromosome 11, ilVanTame1 primary haplotype, whole genome shotgun sequence contains the following coding sequences:
- the LOC113395291 gene encoding adhesion G protein-coupled receptor A3 yields the protein MKRGKMKLFSIIVLFLLVKGSLGFCPSLCSCKGNRSSDGVTLDPQPGELLKLKCGGSPAQITELKEIDLSKLSTVVVSLNLSGNAISTLSRDLHLPNLQKLDLSRNQISLIESDAFYNMTSLQRLDLSYNQISNVYKEIFKGLVNLERLILSQNHISVLSMGTFDYLVGLKQIDITDNPLICDCELLWVGDWSRNTSVKLVGNPKCAFPDNMVNKTVRKLKIFLDLSVCGSVLPSNTLIVKPNHDQVVFEGDTLVLTCNAPFASVIAKYELKWIHPMLEICDLNVTSTDMQEEGLAETTIYFPNITNHHTGNWTCMYNDQNHIRHNYTVQVLVLSNQTQYCLTNYTINNKGLYSWPQLLLNHTATIPCRNGDGVAYRTCNENSSWGPANTSECSYISNITKLLQQFALLNVSLVQYSALNATERLAMLIQEKTYPLVEILDPDDVMFIAQAIRNYMQYISEERDLGSTLLDVISSVMNISTSVMSQAETQYGSCTDMVKAAEEISAFTSNVQGHKANLAVERFPVGEGFSGVTCVWYSARRGGPARLHCSTTNRTVAHRSALSRASDALIHASVQIPQSLLYSTTDCGTLLHTKTHDLVIAMYEDASMFPLLPEMEDGHSPGHRSKDYYGRSTKREDMNMEITSPVIGFQLMNVSLQGELLEPVIATVRARAAGGADGRAAAWDPRARRWADNSSDCKVSHVVSEMIIITCTRLAYVGLLQNVETGIYGARTDGARFKVSHPAVYVGSLILIGCVSCATLTYVMCYPAIQMAKKTKHALINTWIAIGLLCFMYTLGIYQTEDVKLCQILGLLIHYLSLSCLLWMCVSASNMYKWVTKTHDPVRTPEDEIPPDVPIQKPILGLYLVGWGIALIVCGISGAVNLKDYAGYSQCFLSTAPALSALFIPGGILLIFLLILFLLIRCTIRNMNVQLSEGTQATENVDLEMWEPNQANEGAERRSIKSVVDSEIDDIEHTPIIQLRAQVIVLCLYMSVWTCGAIAVYRPLPAYLPYQEDICSIIYAVCSTVLGTFILFFYGIARSDVRAQWSLMHCYLQSSKQCCRNRSVFDSNQQNLPGNQTSTTSPQHIPNDNRSRSGSRSSNRTNTKTNNSGTFKAGAELNGQTLSKDVKNTNGKPPNINLVVLHRQQYRSNNSMMTYPESGTVGPEVFYNPNQMNVAKKFFKKQRQNMKRNCLELPLRRDCDDDSHISLPLPSKEAYNGLASFINAGNKVNNTNQHVERSNNGIKELRSTVNPNLLEDDSKDNFKSYSTDRKSWNKNEDPKHGRGQIINIYTNVPETQVPQHQIVKANVQKNLNGQRNSVSEECLQSHASEHPEMRTISQQCSLEYSSASEIAMPHTCSDQTLNTHSEITSFQDTHSALCSTNEITDTESFGQYIDYLQPSKVYENRDQIDKSLQDISEECTMNSDDVNRSSTPHNLEAGLTEIDHLLENPDMVIEGSKEKMDDDKDAFFMAKTTYDFETCSTNASEQGFENESDIYCPNYQMSEVSIRSHGLYAPSPSSMCPNEISFSNEDVSTLESQYVNYDPGWRKTIKDNAKLGKYVPTPALSCPEVNRDSSPISFSSELDELYTQITSRDKDRTPRIEHLDVTVNSDVTLKPDSDSCVSEAISEIEGKGETTV from the exons atgaaaaggGGCAAAATGAAGCTTTTCTCGATAATCGTACTATTCCTGCTCGTGAAGGGGTCGCTAGGCTTCTGTCCGTCGCTCTGTTCGTGTAAAGGAAACAGATCGAGCGATGGTGTCACTTTGGACCCGCAGCCCGGAGaattattgaagttaaaatGTGGCGGGAGCCCTGCACAAATCACTGAACTCAAAGAAATAGATCTAAGCAAACTCTCGACAGTTGTTGTAAGCTT gaatctATCAGGAAATGCCATTTCAACATTATCGAGAGATCTTCATCTGCCCAACTTACAAAAGCT agaCCTTAGTAGAAACCAAATATCATTGATAGAATCGGATGCATTCTATAATATGACATCACTACAACGACTAGATCTCTCATATAATCAGATCAGTAATGTTTATAAGGAAATTTTTAAAGGGCTTGTAAATCTAGAAAGACTCATTTTATCACAAAACCATATCTCAGTTCTGAGTATGGGAACATTTGATTATCTCGTTGGGTTGAAACAAAT agACATAACAGATAATCCCTTAATATGTGACTGTGAACTACTTTGGGTAGGAGACTGGTCCAGAAATACGAGTGTAAAACTAGTTGGTAACCCTAAATGTGCATTTCCTGATAACATGGTCAATAAAACAGttaggaaattaaaaatatttcttgaccTATCTGTCTGTGGAAGTGTGCTGCCATCTAATACTCTGATAGTGAAGCCAAATCATGACCAAGTAGTATTTGAAGGCGATACCTTAGTTTTAACCTGTAATGCCCCATTTGCATCTGTCATAGCAAAGTATGAACTGAAATGGATACATCCGATGTTAGAAATATGTGACTTAAATGTAACGAGTACTGATATGCAAGAGGAAGGCTTAGCAGAAACAACTATATACTTTCCAAACATTACAAATCATCACACCGGTAATTGGACGTGTATGTACAATGACCAAAACCACATACGACACAATTATACAGTCCAAGTTCTTGTGTTGTCGAATCAAACACAGTATTGTCTgactaattatacaataaacaataaagggTTGTACTCCTGGCCTCAGTTATTGTTGAATCATACAGCTACTATCCCTTGTCGCAATGGTGACGGGGTTGCTTATAGAACTTGTAATGAAAATTCAAGTTGGGGTCCCGCTAACACCTCGGAATGTTCATACATTAGTAATATAACGAAATTGCTACAGCAATTCGCATTATTGAATGTCAGTCTTGTGCAGTATTCCGCACTGAATGCTACAGAGCGATTAGCGATGTTGATCCAAGAGAAGACATACCCTTTGGTAGAGATTTTAGATCCTGATGATGTTATGTTTATCGCCCAAGCGATCAGAAACTACATGCAGTATATATCTGAGGAGAGGGACTTAG GCTCCACACTCTTAGATGTGATAAGTTCGGTTATGAATATTTCCACTTCAGTCATGTCACAAGCAGAGACACAGTACGGCTCATGTACAGATATGGTTAAAGCGGCAGAAGAGATATCAGCTTTTACCAGCAATGTACAGGGacataag GCGAACTTAGCGGTGGAGCGCTTCCCGGTGGGCGAGGGGTTCAGCGGCGTGACGTGCGTGTGGTACAGCGCGCGGCGAGGCGGCCCGGCGCGCCTGCACTGCTCCACCACCAACCGCACCGTCGCGCACCGCAGCGCCCTCTCGCGCGCCTCCGACGCGCTCATACACGCCAGCGTGCAG ATCCCGCAGTCCCTCCTCTACAGCACGACGGATTGCGGAACGCTTCTGCACACCAAGACTCACGATCTCGTGATAGCCATGTACGAGGACGCCTCGATGTTCCCGCTGCTGCCCGAGATGGAGGACGGGCACTCCCCCGGACACCGGTCGAAGGACTACTACGGAAGGAGCACCAAGCGGGAGGACATGAACATGGAAATCACGTCGCCCGTCATCGGGTTTCAACTGA TGAACGTGTCCCTGCAAGGCGAGCTGCTGGAGCCCGTCATAGCGACGGTgcgcgcgcgggcggcgggcgggGCGGACGGGCGCGCCGCCGCCTGGGacccgcgcgcgcgccgctgGGCCGACAACAGCTCGG aCTGCAAAGTGTCACACGTAGTTTCCGAAATGATAATCATCACTTGCACGAGACTGGCCTACGTCGGCCTCCTGCAGAACGTCGAAACCGGTATATACGGAGCCCGAACCGACGGGGCGAGGTTCAAGGTGTCCCACCCGGCGGTGTACGTCGGGAGTCTCATCCTCATCGGTTGCGTGAGTTGCGCCACGCTCACCTACGTCATGTGCTACCCGGCCATACAAATGGCCAAGAAGACGAAACACGCCCTGATCAACACCTGGATAGCGATCGGCTTGCTCTGCTTCATGTACACTCTGGGTATATACCAGACCGAAGACGTCAAATTGTGCCAAATCTTGGGACTTTTAATACATTACCTGTCCCTCTCTTGCCTGTTGTGGATGTGTGTGTCGGCTAGCAACATGTACAAATGGGTGACAAAGACACACGATCCAGTAAGGACGCCCGAGGATGAAATTCCACCGGATGTGCCGATTCAGAAACCGATTTTAGGATTATATCTGGTTGGTTGGGGCATAGCTCTCATCGTATGTGGAATTTCAGGAGCTGTAAATTTGAAGGACTATGCCGGTTATTCCCAATGTTTCCTGAGTACGGCGCCGGCTTTGAGCGCTTTATTCATACCGGGcggtatattgttaatatttctgcTAATTCTATTTCTTTTGATTCGGTGTACGATAAGAAATATGAACGTACAGTTATCGGAAGGAACCCAAGCCACCGAAAATGTGGACTTAGAAATGTGGGAGCCGAACCAAGCTAACGAGGGTGCCGAAAGACGAAGTATAAAGTCAGTAGTCGATTCGGAAATAGATGATATCGAACATACGCCGATCATTCAGCTGAGGGCTCAGGTTATTGTGCTGTGCTTATATATGTCCGTTTGGACTTGTGGGGCGATAGCGGTGTACAGACCTCTGCCGGCCTACCTTCCTTACCAAGAAGATATTTGCAGTATAATTTATGCGGTCTGTTCTACTGTCCTGggaacatttatattattcttttatggGATCGCCAGAAGTGATGTACGAGCGCAGTGGTCACTGATGCACTGCTACTTACAATCCAGTAAGCAATGCTGTAGGAACAGAAGCGTCTTCGATTCGAATCAACAAAATCTACCGGGTAATCAAACATCTACAACTTCGCCACAACACATACCGAACGATAACAGATCGCGGTCAGGAAGTCGAAGTTCAAATCGAACTAACACAAAAACGAATAACAGCGGAACTTTTAAAGCCGGAGCAGAATTAAACGGGCAAACGTTGTCCAAAGATGTTAAAAATACTAACGGCAAACCCCCTAACATAAATCTAGTCGTGTTACACAGGCAGCAGTACAGATCGAATAACTCCATGATGACATACCCGGAATCGGGAACAGTAGGGCCGGAAGTGTTTTACAATCCGAATCAAATGAATGTAGCGAAGAAATTCTTTAAGAAACAAAGACAGAACATGAAGAGAAATTGCCTAGAACTGCCGCTGAGACGAGATTGTGACGACGATTCCCACATCTCGCTACCACTTCCCAGTAAGGAAGCTTATAATGGTTTGGCTAGTTTCATTAACGCTGGCAATAAAGTCAACAACACAAATCAACACGTTGAAAGATCGAACAATGGAATCAAGGAACTCCGTAGTACCGTAAATCCAAATCTGCTAGAAGACGATTCGAAGGACAATTTCAAAAGCTACTCAACTGATCGGAAATCTTGGAACAAAAACGAGGATCCTAAACATGGCAGAGggcaaataataaacatttacacGAACGTCCCAGAAACTCAAGTTCCACAACATCAAATTGTTAAAGCTAATGTTCAGAAAAATTTAAACGGTCAAAGAAATAGTGTTTCAGAAGAATGTCTGCAGAGTCACGCCAGCGAGCATCCTGAGATGAGGACGATATCGCAACAATGTAGTTTGGAATACAGTTCTGCGTCCGAGATTGCGATGCCGCATACGTGTTCTGACCAAACGCTAAACACACATTCGGAAATTACGTCTTTTCAAGATACCCATAGTGCTTTATGTTCCACGAACGAAATAACGGACACGGAGAGCTTCGGTCAATATATTGACTACTTACAACCCAGCAAGGTCTATGAAAATAGAGATCAGATAGATAAATCTTTACAGGATATATCGGAAGAATGTACCATGAACAGCGACGACGTCAACCGGTCCAGCACCCCGCATAATTTAGAAGCTGGATTGACGGAGATCGATCACCTACTCGAAAACCCCGATATGGTCATTGAAGGTTCTAAAGAGAAAATGGACGATGATAAGGATGCGTTCTTTATGGCAAAGACGACATACGACTTCGAAACTTGTAGCACGAATGCGAGTGAACAAGGTTTCGAAAACGAAAGCGACATCTATTGTCCAAACTATCAAATGTCCGAAGTTAGTATACGGAGCCACGGGCTGTACGCTCCATCGCCATCGTCTATGTGCCCAAATGAAATCAGCTTCAGCAATGAGGACGTTTCGACTCTAGAGAGTCAGTATGTTAATTACGACCCGGGATGGCGTAAAACTATTAAGGATAATGCTAAATTAGGGAAGTATGTGCCAACACCTGCATTGAGTTGTCCCGAAGTGAATCGTGACAGTAGTCCCATATCGTTTTCGAGTGAGCTGGACGAACTCTACACTCAGATAACGAGTAGGGACAAAGATAGGACGCCGCGTATAGAGCACCTCGACGTGACCGTGAACAGTGACGTCACTCTCAAACCGGACAGTGACAGTTGTGTTAGTGAAGCGATCTCCGAAATTGAAGGAAAAGGGGAAACGACGGTCTAA